The proteins below come from a single Parazoarcus communis genomic window:
- a CDS encoding MFS transporter: MRPKPIAIIVLAQLFGTSLWFSANSAGDDLMRAWGLSSADIGHLTNAVQLGFIIGTLSFALTGFADRFPASRIFAACALIGALANAGFAMFAEGMSSGMALRFVVGLALAGVYPLGMKLVVSWVPQQAGAALAWLVGMLTLGTSLPHGVRMLDAGWGWQATILVSSVLAVVAAGLILRLGDGPHLVRRTGMPALHLGEVLMALREPAFRASALGYFGHQWELYAFWTLVPLMLAALPATAGWAPAAISAASFAVIGIGALGCVFGGFVSRRVGSARVAAAAMALSAACCAIYPFAVNASPLLLAALMLLWGASVVADSPHFSALSARACPQTIVGSALALQNAIGFAVTMVSIDLGTRLWPAWGEHVAWLLLPGPVLGLLALRPLWRTRPAAN, encoded by the coding sequence ATGCGCCCCAAACCGATCGCGATCATCGTTCTCGCCCAGTTGTTCGGCACCTCACTGTGGTTTTCAGCCAACAGTGCCGGTGACGATCTGATGCGTGCCTGGGGGCTGAGCAGTGCGGATATCGGTCACCTGACCAATGCCGTCCAGCTCGGCTTCATCATCGGCACCCTGAGCTTCGCGCTCACCGGTTTTGCCGACCGCTTTCCCGCCAGCCGGATCTTCGCCGCCTGTGCACTGATCGGTGCGCTCGCCAACGCCGGTTTTGCCATGTTCGCCGAGGGCATGAGCAGTGGCATGGCCCTGCGTTTCGTCGTCGGCCTGGCCCTGGCGGGCGTCTATCCGCTGGGCATGAAGCTGGTGGTGAGCTGGGTGCCGCAGCAGGCCGGGGCTGCGCTGGCGTGGCTGGTCGGCATGCTGACTCTGGGCACATCCTTGCCGCACGGCGTTCGCATGCTCGATGCGGGCTGGGGATGGCAGGCCACGATTCTGGTGTCGTCGGTACTCGCGGTCGTGGCTGCGGGGCTGATTCTGCGGCTGGGCGACGGTCCGCACCTGGTGCGTCGCACCGGGATGCCGGCGCTGCATCTTGGCGAAGTGCTGATGGCGCTGCGCGAGCCGGCTTTCCGCGCGTCGGCGCTGGGCTACTTCGGCCACCAGTGGGAGCTCTACGCTTTCTGGACGCTCGTGCCGCTGATGCTTGCGGCACTGCCTGCCACCGCGGGCTGGGCGCCGGCTGCGATCTCGGCCGCATCCTTTGCCGTGATCGGTATCGGCGCGCTCGGCTGCGTATTTGGCGGCTTCGTGAGCCGCCGGGTGGGGAGTGCGCGAGTGGCCGCGGCAGCGATGGCGCTGTCGGCCGCGTGCTGCGCAATCTATCCGTTCGCGGTCAACGCGTCGCCGCTGCTGCTGGCGGCGCTGATGCTGCTGTGGGGGGCGAGTGTGGTGGCGGATTCGCCGCATTTTTCCGCGCTGTCTGCGCGCGCCTGTCCGCAGACAATTGTCGGCAGTGCGCTGGCCTTGCAGAACGCCATCGGCTTTGCGGTGACCATGGTGTCGATCGATCTCGGCACCCGGCTGTGGCCCGCGTGGGGCGAGCATGTTGCATGGCTGCTGCTGCCAGGGCCGGTGCTCGGCCTGCTGGCGCTGCGGCCCTTGTGGCGCACCCGGCCGGCCGCGAACTGA
- a CDS encoding MFS transporter gives MLPHLLPIGSLLAGTALLLLGTGLLNTVIALRGSLEGFSDATLGLIGSAYFVGFFVGTFAAPPVIRQLGHIRAFAFFSAATAVCVLLHALLVSAPVWMLLRVVTGITLVGLYMVIESWLNSQSSPEQRGKIFAVYMAVNLGALALAQQLLRLGSPAEFGLFAIASIFVVLSLMPVTATRFSPPALKPTPRLGLGRLWKAAPVAFAGAVQSGLAMGAFWGMSAVYGGRIGLDSAGVALLITVSILGGALLQWPIGHYSDRGDRRIALALVAAAASAAGVLWAALGQFGEMVLIGGFLFGAASFAIYPIVIAHLIDHLSHDDILSGNAALLLLHGAGAAAGPTVAGVLMGWLGPIALPLHFILMLAPLALFAWWHARHGKDVIVEEAAHFMPMMRTSPTVLEMMTPADAPEHVAPATDETTQSA, from the coding sequence ATGCTCCCTCACCTGTTACCGATTGGCTCACTGCTTGCCGGTACCGCGCTGCTGTTGCTCGGCACCGGCCTTCTCAATACCGTCATCGCACTGCGTGGCAGCCTCGAAGGCTTCTCGGATGCCACCCTGGGCCTGATTGGCTCGGCCTACTTCGTCGGCTTCTTTGTCGGCACTTTCGCTGCGCCGCCCGTCATCCGCCAGCTCGGACACATCCGGGCCTTCGCCTTCTTCTCTGCGGCCACCGCAGTGTGCGTGCTGCTGCACGCACTGCTGGTGTCTGCACCGGTGTGGATGCTGCTGCGCGTCGTCACCGGCATCACCCTGGTCGGGCTGTACATGGTGATCGAGAGCTGGCTCAACAGTCAGTCCTCCCCGGAGCAGCGCGGGAAGATCTTTGCCGTCTACATGGCGGTCAACCTCGGCGCGCTCGCCCTGGCGCAGCAGTTGTTGCGCCTTGGCTCGCCGGCCGAGTTCGGGCTGTTCGCCATCGCGTCGATCTTCGTCGTGCTGTCCTTGATGCCGGTCACCGCCACCCGTTTTTCGCCGCCCGCGCTGAAGCCGACACCGCGGCTCGGTCTTGGCCGGCTGTGGAAGGCTGCACCGGTCGCCTTTGCCGGCGCCGTGCAATCCGGGCTGGCCATGGGGGCCTTCTGGGGCATGAGCGCGGTGTACGGCGGCCGTATCGGACTCGATTCCGCCGGCGTCGCCCTGCTGATCACGGTGTCCATTCTTGGCGGTGCGCTGCTGCAGTGGCCCATCGGCCATTACTCGGACCGTGGCGACCGTCGCATCGCGCTCGCCTTGGTCGCTGCCGCGGCGAGTGCCGCCGGCGTGCTGTGGGCCGCACTGGGACAGTTTGGCGAAATGGTGCTGATCGGCGGCTTTCTGTTCGGCGCGGCCTCGTTCGCGATCTACCCGATCGTGATTGCCCACCTCATCGATCACCTCTCGCACGACGACATCCTTTCCGGCAACGCAGCCCTGCTTCTGCTGCACGGGGCCGGCGCCGCAGCGGGTCCGACCGTGGCCGGTGTGCTGATGGGCTGGCTCGGCCCGATCGCCTTGCCACTGCATTTCATCCTGATGCTCGCCCCGCTCGCGCTGTTCGCCTGGTGGCACGCACGTCATGGCAAGGACGTCATTGTCGAAGAAGCCGCGCATTTCATGCCAATGATGCGCACCTCGCCTACAGTACTGGAAATGATGACCCCGGCCGATGCGCCAGAACATGTTGCACCGGCCACAGACGAAACCACACAATCCGCATAA
- a CDS encoding tryptophan--tRNA ligase, whose protein sequence is MAVKRILTGITTSGTPHLGNYAGAIRPAIEASRQPGSESFYFLADYHSLIKTSDPERVQRSTLEIAATWLAAGLDTERVWFYRQSDIPEIPELTWLLTCNAGKGLLNRAHAYKAAVDKNMAEGEDPDAGVNMGLFMYPVLMAADILMFKAHSVPVGRDQIQHIEMARDIAARFNHQYGEHFTLPEAAIDESVATLPGLDGRKMSKSYDNTIPLFASSAVMKKAIASIVTDSRAPGAPKETEGSALFQLYQAFSTPAEAAAMRDAFAAGIAWGEAKQALFERIEAAVAPMRERYETLIAQPALIEEKLHEGAAKARAIATPFLAEIRHAVGLRRLDVVSTAATTARPKAQALPQFKQYREADGKFYFKLMSADGRLLLQSRAFESPREAGQCIAGLKQGGDASEVAALGEGVSAEELGQALAAFAAE, encoded by the coding sequence ATGGCCGTAAAACGGATCCTTACCGGAATCACCACTTCCGGAACGCCACATCTGGGCAACTACGCGGGCGCGATTCGTCCGGCGATCGAGGCCAGCCGCCAGCCCGGCTCCGAGAGCTTCTATTTTCTGGCCGACTACCATTCGCTGATCAAGACTTCCGACCCCGAGCGCGTGCAGCGGTCCACACTCGAGATCGCGGCCACCTGGCTTGCTGCCGGGCTCGATACCGAACGTGTGTGGTTCTACCGCCAGTCGGACATCCCGGAAATTCCCGAACTCACCTGGCTCCTGACCTGCAATGCGGGCAAGGGCCTGCTCAACCGGGCGCATGCCTACAAGGCCGCGGTCGACAAGAACATGGCCGAAGGCGAGGACCCGGACGCCGGCGTCAATATGGGCCTGTTCATGTATCCGGTGCTGATGGCTGCCGACATCCTGATGTTCAAGGCCCACTCGGTGCCGGTTGGCCGTGACCAGATCCAGCACATCGAGATGGCGCGCGACATTGCCGCCCGCTTCAACCACCAGTATGGCGAGCACTTCACGCTGCCCGAGGCCGCCATCGATGAGTCGGTGGCCACGCTGCCCGGACTCGACGGGCGCAAGATGAGCAAGAGCTACGACAACACCATTCCGCTGTTCGCCTCGTCTGCGGTGATGAAGAAGGCAATCGCCTCCATCGTGACCGATTCGCGTGCGCCGGGCGCGCCGAAGGAAACCGAAGGCTCGGCACTGTTCCAGCTCTATCAGGCATTTTCCACGCCGGCCGAGGCCGCAGCCATGCGCGACGCATTCGCCGCAGGCATTGCCTGGGGCGAAGCCAAGCAGGCGCTGTTCGAGCGCATCGAAGCGGCGGTGGCGCCGATGCGCGAGCGCTACGAAACCCTCATTGCCCAGCCGGCGCTGATCGAGGAGAAACTGCATGAGGGGGCGGCCAAGGCCCGCGCCATCGCCACGCCGTTTCTTGCCGAGATCCGCCATGCGGTCGGCTTGCGCCGGCTCGATGTCGTCAGCACTGCGGCCACCACCGCGCGTCCGAAAGCCCAGGCGCTGCCCCAGTTCAAGCAGTACCGCGAGGCGGATGGAAAGTTCTACTTCAAGCTGATGAGTGCCGATGGCCGCTTGCTGCTGCAGAGCCGTGCCTTCGAGTCGCCCCGGGAAGCAGGGCAGTGCATTGCCGGCCTCAAGCAAGGCGGCGATGCGAGCGAGGTGGCTGCGCTCGGCGAGGGCGTTTCTGCCGAGGAACTCGGACAGGCGCTTGCGGCTTTCGCAGCAGAGTGA
- the murB gene encoding UDP-N-acetylmuramate dehydrogenase, with the protein MPNRTLGADLSALNTFGLIARAACLVRVRSIEDARELLAGPGWSQQPRLVLGGGSNLILRGDFAGTVMRMEIGGRRLVREDATHWIVEAGAGEPWHDFVRWTLEQGWPGLENLSLIPGTVGAAPIQNIGAYGLEMADRFESLDAIDLDDGSERVFAAADCRFGYRDSVFKQQPGRWLVTRVRFRLARDWAPLTRYADVERELADKGIDNPTAMDISDAVIAIRRRKLPDPVEIGNAGSFFKNPVVEADCCARLLAAHPTLPHYPQADGRIKLAAGWLIEQAGWKGRDLGPVGCYERQALVLVNRGGARGDDVARIAVAIQADVQARFGVMLEPEPVFV; encoded by the coding sequence ATGCCGAATCGCACACTCGGGGCCGATCTGTCGGCACTCAATACCTTCGGGCTGATCGCACGCGCTGCATGTCTGGTGCGCGTGCGCTCGATCGAAGATGCACGCGAACTGCTGGCAGGTCCCGGTTGGTCGCAACAGCCCCGGCTGGTGCTTGGCGGTGGCAGCAACCTGATCCTGCGTGGCGACTTTGCCGGCACGGTGATGCGAATGGAGATTGGCGGCCGTCGACTGGTGCGTGAGGACGCGACGCACTGGATCGTCGAAGCCGGCGCTGGCGAGCCGTGGCACGACTTCGTGCGCTGGACGCTGGAGCAGGGCTGGCCGGGGCTGGAGAACCTGTCGCTGATTCCCGGCACGGTCGGCGCTGCACCGATCCAGAACATCGGTGCCTATGGGCTGGAAATGGCCGACCGTTTCGAGTCGCTGGATGCGATCGACCTCGACGACGGAAGTGAACGCGTATTCGCCGCGGCGGACTGCCGCTTCGGTTATCGCGACAGCGTGTTCAAGCAGCAGCCGGGGCGCTGGCTGGTGACGCGGGTCCGATTCCGCCTGGCGCGTGACTGGGCGCCACTGACGCGTTATGCCGATGTCGAGCGCGAGCTCGCCGACAAGGGGATAGATAATCCCACTGCAATGGATATTTCCGATGCGGTGATCGCCATCCGTCGGCGCAAGCTGCCCGACCCAGTCGAGATCGGCAATGCCGGCAGCTTTTTCAAAAATCCGGTGGTCGAGGCCGACTGCTGCGCCCGCCTGCTCGCAGCTCATCCCACGCTGCCGCACTATCCGCAGGCCGACGGCCGTATCAAGCTCGCCGCCGGCTGGCTGATCGAACAGGCCGGGTGGAAGGGGCGCGACCTAGGTCCGGTCGGCTGTTACGAGCGCCAGGCGCTGGTGCTGGTCAATCGCGGCGGTGCCAGGGGGGACGATGTGGCAAGGATCGCCGTGGCCATCCAGGCCGATGTGCAGGCGCGTTTCGGCGTCATGCTGGAGCCCGAGCCGGTTTTCGTGTGA
- a CDS encoding mechanosensitive ion channel family protein: MLEKFASLDWMNQYALPWGINIALALGIFIVGRWIAHGIVSLARRLLGRAGLDDILVNFIGSILNGALLLVVVVASLDRLGVDTTSLIALIGAAGLAIGLALQDSLKNFAAGVMLIVFRPFKAGDFVEAAGTQGVVEKISIFSSIFRTPDNREIIVPNGSIYADVITNYSARGTRRIDLVFGIGYGDDIRKARSVIEGVLAADTRLLAEPAPFIGVAELGASSVDLHVRPWVNTSDYFATMCELKEKIKIAFDENGISIPYPQMDVHAHTVS, translated from the coding sequence ATGCTTGAAAAGTTTGCTTCGCTTGACTGGATGAACCAGTACGCCCTGCCCTGGGGCATCAACATTGCGCTCGCACTCGGCATCTTCATTGTCGGTCGCTGGATCGCACACGGCATCGTGTCGCTGGCCCGTCGCCTGCTCGGGCGCGCCGGGCTGGACGACATTCTGGTGAACTTCATCGGCTCGATCCTCAACGGTGCGCTGCTGCTGGTCGTCGTGGTCGCGTCGCTCGACCGTCTCGGCGTGGACACCACCTCGCTGATCGCACTGATTGGTGCAGCCGGCCTCGCGATTGGTCTGGCCCTGCAGGACTCGCTGAAGAACTTCGCCGCCGGCGTGATGCTGATCGTGTTCCGCCCGTTCAAGGCCGGCGATTTCGTCGAAGCCGCGGGCACCCAGGGCGTGGTGGAGAAAATCAGCATCTTCAGCTCGATCTTTCGCACCCCCGACAACCGCGAGATCATCGTGCCCAACGGCTCGATCTACGCTGACGTCATCACCAACTATTCGGCACGCGGAACGCGCCGCATCGACCTGGTGTTCGGCATCGGCTACGGCGACGACATCCGCAAGGCGCGCAGCGTGATCGAAGGCGTGCTCGCCGCAGATACGCGCCTGCTCGCCGAGCCGGCGCCCTTCATCGGCGTCGCCGAACTCGGCGCCAGCAGCGTGGACCTGCATGTCAGGCCCTGGGTCAATACTTCGGACTACTTCGCCACGATGTGCGAACTGAAGGAAAAGATAAAGATCGCCTTCGACGAGAACGGCATCTCGATTCCCTACCCGCAGATGGACGTTCACGCCCACACCGTAAGCTGA
- a CDS encoding DOMON-like domain-containing protein — protein MTSKSSSPARIPTITVGLRPFPGTPAASSNADDDTPLPVRALLCTMHASPDGGARFVFELDADPAHVRIPAPAESGPADELWQHTCFEVFVAAPGDDAYREFNLSPSRQWANYAFTAYRERDNAFSPPAAPRIQYTARADGLTLEAELPASSLPGITTGTDLRIALAAVIELETGELEYWALKHPAPTPDFHDRGGFVLTLNMAAPEAA, from the coding sequence GTGACCAGCAAATCAAGCAGCCCTGCCCGCATCCCGACAATCACCGTCGGCCTGCGCCCCTTCCCCGGCACGCCCGCCGCCTCTTCAAACGCTGACGACGACACACCGCTGCCAGTCCGCGCCCTGCTCTGCACCATGCATGCATCGCCCGACGGCGGTGCGCGCTTCGTGTTCGAGCTCGATGCCGACCCTGCGCACGTGCGCATCCCGGCGCCAGCCGAAAGCGGCCCGGCGGACGAACTCTGGCAACACACCTGCTTCGAGGTTTTCGTTGCCGCACCCGGTGACGACGCCTACCGCGAATTTAACCTGTCGCCATCGCGGCAGTGGGCGAACTACGCCTTCACTGCTTACCGCGAACGCGACAATGCCTTCAGCCCGCCCGCCGCACCTCGTATCCAATACACGGCGCGGGCCGACGGTCTCACGCTCGAAGCCGAACTGCCGGCGTCAAGTCTGCCGGGAATCACCACCGGCACCGATCTGCGCATCGCCCTTGCCGCCGTCATCGAACTCGAAACAGGCGAACTCGAATACTGGGCACTGAAGCATCCGGCGCCAACGCCCGACTTTCACGACCGCGGCGGATTCGTGCTGACGCTGAACATGGCGGCACCGGAGGCCGCATGA
- a CDS encoding PACE efflux transporter: MRSFRDRLRQILLFELGGLLLVTPPFAWASGVPLIDSAGLLAVLALVAALWNGGFNTTYDWIEGRLTGRTADRRPFAQRCLHAVLFEGGLLMLTLPVLMLWTGLEWWPALLADVAVALAYTVYAFVFNLGYDRLFPISGVRPAAALDK, from the coding sequence ATGCGCTCGTTCCGCGATCGGCTGCGGCAGATCCTGCTCTTCGAGCTCGGAGGCCTGCTGCTGGTCACCCCCCCCTTTGCGTGGGCGAGCGGTGTGCCGCTGATCGACTCGGCCGGCTTGCTGGCCGTGCTCGCGCTCGTGGCCGCACTCTGGAATGGCGGATTCAACACCACGTACGACTGGATCGAAGGGCGCCTGACCGGGCGCACCGCGGACCGCCGGCCCTTCGCCCAGCGCTGCCTGCATGCGGTGCTGTTCGAGGGGGGGCTGTTGATGCTTACCCTGCCGGTGCTCATGCTGTGGACCGGGCTGGAATGGTGGCCGGCGCTGCTTGCCGATGTCGCGGTCGCGCTGGCTTACACCGTTTATGCCTTTGTCTTCAATCTTGGCTACGACCGCCTGTTTCCGATCAGCGGTGTGCGCCCGGCCGCCGCTCTGGATAAATGA
- the ggpS gene encoding glucosylglycerol-phosphate synthase — MLLATDLDGTFLAGHPENRQRLYQLIAAHPEIKLAFVTGRGLEVVLPILSDPTIPVPDYIICDVGGTIVDGHTRQPVQPLQSDIDSRWPGERAVAEAMAHFDGLERQEVPQQRRCSYFCDSNEVTTDIQRIAAQLGCQVLYSADRYLDILPRGVNKGSTLSSLVQHLGIDRDEVLVAGDTLNDLSMYEAGFIGVCVGESEPALLDATRDRARVMHAHHTGCGGILEAMAHFGFLGAGGIDAEVGAMDAPGKADLVMVYHRLPYEEVFENGKAIRRRPTSPNGIIPTLLSFFNGRKGSWVAWSVHDRKKGIPFETHTEVDRERYPDLLAARVALTKDEVDTFYKRFSKEAFWPTLHTFWERAIFREEDWIVFMKVNRLFAERTAAEAAEGAVVWIHDYNLWMVPAYLRELRPDLKIAFFHHTYFPSADVFNVLPWRREIIGSLLQCDYIGFHIPRQVENFVDVARGVAPLKVLETKACAPRYLTYGCAVGLDEVTTQIEVHGRRIGLGAHPVGLDIGRVRAALDAPGAAARMAALRRDLSGTRVILSVERLDYTKGTLEKLVAFERLLEEHPELHGKVSLLAVCVPAAKEMTVYDELQTRIEQAVGKVNGRFARVGWTPVQFFFRPLPFEEVVSWYAMADVMWITPLRDGLNLVAKEYVAAQGLTGGHGVLVLSEFAGAAAELHGAVLTNPHDIHDLIGKLYFGIAMNRAEAESRLRELFDIVQHNDIQRWGQDFLDAVVAQQTTQPLDTDSVLADDSEPAAA, encoded by the coding sequence ATGCTGCTCGCAACCGATCTCGATGGCACCTTTCTCGCTGGCCATCCCGAGAACCGTCAGCGCCTGTACCAACTGATTGCCGCCCACCCGGAGATCAAGCTTGCCTTTGTCACCGGCCGCGGCCTGGAAGTCGTGCTTCCCATTCTGTCCGACCCCACCATCCCGGTGCCGGACTACATCATCTGCGACGTCGGCGGCACCATCGTCGATGGTCACACCCGTCAGCCGGTGCAGCCGCTGCAGTCAGACATCGATTCGCGCTGGCCGGGCGAACGCGCGGTGGCCGAGGCCATGGCGCACTTCGACGGGCTCGAGCGCCAGGAAGTCCCGCAGCAGCGCCGCTGCTCCTATTTCTGCGACAGCAACGAGGTCACGACCGACATCCAGCGCATTGCCGCCCAGCTTGGCTGCCAGGTGCTGTATTCGGCCGATCGCTACCTCGACATCCTGCCGCGCGGCGTCAACAAGGGCAGCACCCTGTCGTCCCTGGTACAACACCTCGGCATCGACCGCGACGAAGTCCTGGTTGCCGGCGACACCCTGAACGACCTGTCGATGTACGAAGCGGGCTTCATCGGCGTGTGCGTTGGCGAGTCCGAACCAGCCCTGCTCGACGCCACCCGCGACCGCGCCCGGGTCATGCACGCGCATCACACCGGCTGTGGCGGCATCCTCGAAGCCATGGCGCATTTCGGTTTCCTCGGCGCCGGCGGCATCGATGCCGAAGTCGGGGCGATGGACGCTCCCGGCAAGGCAGATCTGGTCATGGTCTATCACCGCCTGCCCTACGAAGAAGTATTCGAGAACGGCAAGGCCATCCGCCGCCGCCCGACCTCGCCCAACGGCATCATCCCCACCCTGCTGTCCTTCTTCAATGGACGCAAGGGCTCGTGGGTCGCCTGGTCGGTTCATGACCGGAAGAAGGGCATTCCCTTCGAAACCCATACCGAAGTCGACCGCGAACGCTACCCCGACCTGCTCGCGGCACGCGTGGCCCTGACCAAGGACGAAGTCGATACCTTCTACAAGCGCTTCTCCAAGGAAGCCTTCTGGCCGACGCTGCACACGTTCTGGGAGCGCGCGATTTTCCGCGAGGAAGACTGGATCGTGTTCATGAAGGTCAACCGCCTGTTCGCCGAGCGCACTGCGGCCGAAGCCGCCGAGGGCGCCGTGGTCTGGATCCACGACTACAACCTGTGGATGGTGCCGGCCTACCTGCGCGAACTGCGTCCCGACCTGAAGATTGCCTTCTTCCACCACACCTATTTCCCCTCGGCCGACGTCTTCAACGTGTTGCCGTGGCGACGGGAGATCATCGGCAGCCTTCTGCAGTGTGACTACATCGGCTTTCACATCCCGCGCCAGGTCGAGAACTTCGTCGACGTGGCGCGCGGCGTGGCCCCGCTCAAGGTGCTCGAAACCAAGGCCTGCGCGCCGCGCTACCTGACATACGGCTGCGCGGTCGGACTCGATGAGGTCACCACCCAGATCGAAGTCCATGGACGCCGCATCGGCCTTGGCGCCCATCCTGTGGGGCTCGACATCGGTCGCGTGAGGGCCGCACTCGATGCCCCGGGTGCCGCCGCACGCATGGCGGCCCTGCGTCGTGACCTCTCTGGCACCCGCGTCATCCTGTCGGTGGAGCGCCTCGACTACACCAAGGGCACGCTGGAGAAGCTGGTTGCCTTCGAACGCCTGCTCGAAGAGCATCCGGAGCTGCACGGCAAAGTCTCGCTGCTCGCGGTGTGCGTACCGGCAGCCAAGGAGATGACGGTCTATGACGAGCTGCAGACTCGCATCGAGCAGGCTGTCGGCAAGGTGAACGGCCGCTTCGCCCGCGTCGGCTGGACGCCGGTGCAGTTCTTCTTCCGTCCGCTCCCCTTCGAAGAGGTGGTGAGCTGGTACGCGATGGCCGACGTGATGTGGATCACCCCCCTGCGCGACGGCCTCAACCTCGTGGCCAAGGAGTACGTCGCGGCCCAGGGGCTGACCGGTGGGCATGGCGTACTCGTGCTGTCGGAGTTCGCGGGTGCCGCAGCCGAGCTGCATGGCGCAGTGCTGACCAATCCGCACGACATCCACGACCTCATCGGCAAGCTCTACTTCGGCATTGCGATGAACCGCGCCGAGGCCGAGTCACGTCTGCGCGAACTCTTCGACATCGTTCAGCACAACGACATCCAGCGCTGGGGGCAGGACTTCCTCGACGCCGTCGTCGCGCAGCAAACGACCCAGCCACTGGACACGGACTCAGTCCTGGCCGACGATTCCGAGCCGGCTGCCGCCTGA
- a CDS encoding exo-beta-N-acetylmuramidase NamZ domain-containing protein encodes MNAVKFGLDRVLEDAGLRRPLAGRRVALLAHPASVTRDLSHSLDALATLPDLNITAAFGPQHGLRGDKQDNMVESPDFIDPVHRIPVFSLYGEVRRPTAAMMDSFDVLLVDLQDLGCRIYTFITTLRYVLEEAARHGKAVWVLDRPNPAGRPVEGTLLHEGWESFVGAGPLPMRHGLTMGEMARWFIATLGLDVECEVITMQGWQPESAPGYGWPLGERSWINPSPNAPNLSMARAYAGTVMLEGTTLSEGRGTTRPLELFGAPDIDARGLIAEMRSFAPEWLAGCVLRECWFEPTFHKHAGKLCAGVQIHVEDPAHYDHASFRPWRVQALAFKALRRLQPDYPLWRDFAYEYEHDRLAIDLINGSPLLREWVDAPAARAEDLDALATADEARWLDARAPFLLYP; translated from the coding sequence ATGAACGCGGTGAAATTCGGCCTGGACCGTGTGCTCGAAGATGCCGGTCTGCGCCGCCCCCTCGCCGGTCGCCGCGTCGCACTGCTTGCTCACCCTGCCTCGGTCACCCGTGACCTCAGCCATTCGCTCGACGCCCTCGCCACCCTGCCCGACCTGAACATCACGGCCGCCTTCGGCCCCCAGCACGGTCTGCGCGGTGACAAGCAGGACAACATGGTCGAGTCGCCGGACTTCATCGATCCGGTGCATCGCATCCCGGTCTTCAGCCTCTATGGCGAAGTGCGCCGCCCCACTGCGGCAATGATGGACAGCTTCGATGTGCTGCTGGTCGACCTGCAGGATCTCGGCTGCCGCATCTACACCTTCATCACCACGCTGCGCTACGTGCTCGAAGAAGCCGCCCGCCACGGCAAGGCGGTGTGGGTGCTCGACCGCCCCAACCCTGCCGGACGACCGGTGGAAGGCACGCTGCTGCATGAGGGCTGGGAGAGCTTCGTTGGTGCCGGCCCGCTGCCGATGCGCCACGGCCTCACCATGGGCGAGATGGCGCGCTGGTTCATCGCCACGCTCGGCCTCGATGTGGAATGCGAAGTCATCACCATGCAGGGCTGGCAGCCTGAGTCCGCGCCCGGCTACGGCTGGCCGCTTGGCGAACGCAGCTGGATCAATCCCAGCCCCAACGCCCCCAACCTGTCGATGGCGCGCGCCTACGCCGGCACGGTGATGCTTGAAGGCACGACCCTGTCAGAAGGTCGCGGCACCACACGCCCGCTGGAGCTCTTTGGCGCCCCGGACATCGACGCCCGCGGCCTCATTGCGGAGATGCGCAGCTTCGCGCCCGAATGGCTGGCCGGCTGCGTGCTGCGCGAGTGCTGGTTCGAACCCACCTTCCACAAACATGCCGGCAAGCTGTGCGCCGGTGTGCAGATCCACGTCGAAGACCCCGCACATTACGATCACGCCTCCTTCCGTCCGTGGCGCGTGCAGGCGCTCGCATTCAAGGCCTTGCGCCGGTTGCAGCCCGACTACCCGCTATGGCGCGACTTTGCCTACGAATACGAGCATGACCGCCTTGCCATCGACCTGATCAATGGCAGCCCGCTGCTGCGTGAATGGGTGGACGCCCCGGCCGCTCGCGCCGAAGACCTCGACGCCCTCGCCACGGCCGACGAAGCGCGCTGGCTCGACGCCCGCGCGCCCTTCCTCCTCTACCCCTGA